In Symmachiella dynata, the following are encoded in one genomic region:
- a CDS encoding CDGSH iron-sulfur domain-containing protein encodes MSNLGEENKSMPESVTIKVRDRGPYLVSGPVKLVDSQGNEIDVGNRADFVLCRCGQTANRPFCDGAHKQAGFEAEGSGS; translated from the coding sequence ATGAGTAATCTCGGCGAAGAGAACAAGTCGATGCCGGAATCGGTCACCATCAAGGTTCGCGATCGCGGACCGTATCTGGTCAGTGGACCGGTCAAGCTGGTTGATTCACAAGGAAACGAAATCGACGTCGGCAACCGCGCTGATTTTGTACTCTGCCGTTGCGGACAGACGGCGAACCGGCCGTTTTGTGACGGCGCGCATAAGCAGGCCGGGTTTGAAGCGGAGGGATCCGGCTCTTAG
- a CDS encoding TrkH family potassium uptake protein — protein sequence MNWLLLCRMLGLLAMLVGGSMVFSLPWAFPEFGQTTEFEYRGFWGLISAIAVSLGVGGTLSFLGRKEHGTILRKEALAIVGLGWILAGLLGALPYLFSGTMRDAETPMSIPDAVFESVSGFTTTGASVLTELEDPAEIPRCIMFWRCFTNWLGGMGIIVLFVAILGQLGAAGKALMRREVPGPISESVRPRVREQAIVMWVIYVVLSAILVGILQLEGMSGVQKMDIYNSLCHTFATMATGGFSTLNGSVGGFNSPLIEYTIIVFMIAAGTNFTLFYLVTLHRRNPLYGEGWWGRFKPLFSDVEFRAYLTIIFVATIILTMDLLWIEHYQSVLDAFRNASFQVVSIMTTTGFGTDDFDRWSEFSKGLLLLLMFVGGCAGSTGGGLKVIRFVLFAKIMRLEIEQAFRPNVVRPLRIAGVTLDNSLRHDVLVYFCLILTIYIGSWMLLAAIETDDQWRDTTLTVEEMADEHRPHRAEKLLDCASAVAATLNNIGPGVGVVGPTENYAAFSGAGKLLLTVCMLLGRLELFAILVLFVPSFWKSH from the coding sequence ATGAATTGGCTGCTTCTGTGTCGCATGCTGGGCTTGTTGGCGATGTTGGTCGGCGGGTCGATGGTCTTCAGCTTGCCCTGGGCTTTTCCCGAGTTTGGCCAGACGACGGAGTTTGAGTACCGTGGTTTTTGGGGACTGATTTCGGCGATTGCCGTCAGTTTGGGAGTGGGGGGCACACTCTCGTTCCTAGGGCGGAAAGAACACGGCACGATTCTACGCAAAGAGGCCCTGGCGATCGTGGGGCTGGGCTGGATCTTGGCTGGATTGCTGGGCGCGTTGCCTTACTTATTCTCCGGCACCATGCGGGATGCCGAGACGCCGATGTCGATCCCTGATGCGGTCTTCGAGTCGGTTTCGGGATTTACGACGACCGGAGCCTCAGTGCTGACGGAATTGGAAGACCCTGCGGAGATTCCGCGCTGCATCATGTTTTGGCGGTGCTTTACGAATTGGTTGGGGGGGATGGGCATCATCGTGCTGTTCGTCGCCATCCTGGGCCAACTGGGAGCAGCGGGTAAGGCGCTGATGCGGCGGGAGGTCCCTGGACCGATTTCTGAATCGGTTCGGCCCCGCGTCCGCGAACAGGCGATCGTGATGTGGGTGATCTACGTCGTTCTCAGCGCCATCTTGGTCGGCATCCTGCAGTTGGAAGGAATGTCCGGTGTTCAAAAAATGGACATTTATAACTCGCTGTGCCATACGTTTGCCACGATGGCCACCGGCGGGTTTAGTACGCTCAATGGGAGTGTCGGCGGGTTCAATAGTCCGCTGATTGAATACACGATCATCGTTTTTATGATTGCCGCCGGGACCAACTTTACGTTGTTTTATCTCGTCACCTTACACCGTCGGAATCCGTTGTACGGCGAGGGGTGGTGGGGGCGATTTAAGCCTCTCTTTAGCGACGTGGAATTTCGCGCCTATCTGACGATCATTTTTGTCGCCACGATAATATTGACCATGGATTTGCTTTGGATCGAGCATTATCAAAGTGTGCTCGATGCATTTCGTAACGCAAGTTTTCAAGTCGTCAGTATCATGACAACCACCGGGTTTGGTACGGATGACTTCGATCGGTGGAGCGAATTTTCCAAGGGCCTGCTTTTGTTGTTGATGTTTGTGGGAGGCTGCGCCGGTTCGACCGGGGGCGGGCTGAAAGTGATTCGTTTTGTATTGTTTGCGAAGATCATGCGGTTGGAGATCGAGCAGGCGTTTCGTCCGAATGTGGTGCGGCCATTACGAATTGCGGGGGTCACGTTGGACAATTCGTTGCGGCATGATGTTTTGGTTTATTTCTGTTTGATTCTCACCATTTACATCGGCAGTTGGATGTTGCTGGCGGCGATCGAAACGGACGACCAATGGCGCGATACGACATTGACCGTCGAGGAAATGGCAGATGAACATCGACCACATAGAGCGGAGAAATTGTTGGATTGTGCCAGCGCCGTTGCCGCTACGCTGAACAACATCGGTCCCGGTGTCGGGGTGGTCGGTCCCACCGAAAATTATGCGGCGTTTTCCGGGGCGGGAAAATTACTGTTGACCGTTTGTATGTTGTTGGGACGGTTGGAATTGTTCGCAATTCTGGTCCTCTTTGTGCCCTCGTTCTGGAAATCGCATTGA
- a CDS encoding Uma2 family endonuclease, protein MSPSALLSAEQFADRKFDFPEGGRWTELHAGEVVTLSPPDELHGNVVLNFTKALATHAQQVQDGYACFELGLIVARAPDTVYCPAISYFQSGERFAELENLVTETLPALVVEIASTNDRRRNMAARIENYLNWGIGHVWLVDTDSQEIHLFQPGISPIKLSSDEVLHGGTVLSQFRSRVEDLFAKPAWY, encoded by the coding sequence ATGTCTCCCTCAGCCCTATTATCCGCCGAGCAATTTGCCGATCGCAAGTTCGATTTTCCCGAAGGAGGACGCTGGACGGAGTTGCACGCCGGCGAAGTCGTCACGTTGTCCCCTCCCGATGAACTGCATGGCAACGTGGTGCTCAATTTCACCAAGGCACTCGCCACACATGCCCAACAAGTCCAAGACGGCTATGCCTGTTTCGAATTGGGCCTGATCGTGGCCCGTGCTCCCGATACCGTCTACTGCCCGGCAATCAGTTACTTTCAATCAGGCGAGCGCTTCGCTGAATTGGAGAATCTCGTCACCGAGACCCTTCCTGCATTGGTCGTGGAAATCGCCTCCACAAACGATCGTCGACGCAATATGGCTGCGCGGATTGAAAACTATCTGAACTGGGGCATCGGCCACGTCTGGTTGGTCGATACCGATAGCCAAGAAATCCACCTTTTTCAACCCGGCATTTCCCCCATCAAACTCAGCAGCGACGAAGTGCTACACGGCGGAACGGTCCTCAGCCAATTCCGCAGTCGCGTCGAAGACCTCTTCGCCAAACCCGCATGGTATTGA
- a CDS encoding prolyl oligopeptidase family serine peptidase has translation MMNHYKIRSVRGLLIALLLVVAAASPLFAQSASDEDLAKIREQRAALDKSIAELDAQKIGPQLMADVQIYSKAADWIARHSEFYRENYAKQTLAVLELGQQRVRELAAGKSPWMTKIGTTARGYVSRVDESVQPYALSMPQNYTPGSNKAWPLYVKLHGRNGRMNEVSFIKQHDNRPPESGQDWIQLDVYGRTNNAYRWAGETDVFEAIADVKSRYNIDDNRITLWGFSMGGAGAWHLGLHHPSLWSSVGAGAGFVDFYTYQKQTELRPPHQHYLLHIYDAVDYALNADNVPVITYGGEKDAQLLASTMCVAAAKKYGVNIAQLIGPGMGHKFDPESLKKFMEFHRLHSQTGRPALPGQKEIRFITYSLKYNRCEWLTIEEMPLVYQPATVTSEIVADDTLKVTTTNVSALRVDPRISPNLIIDGSSISFEPPQTDEVVWATLVLEEGQWRKLTADQAARFAENPDLHKRHDLQGPIDDAFMEPFVCVRGTGKPWSQANHDWATWTLDRFSAEFDKWLRGKVLIVDDTQVTEEMIANKNLVLFGDPGSNSLLAKVLAKLPVQWTEDKITVEGVDYDPNLHGLSLVYPNPLNPRRYVVINSGHTMHEKDFKSSNSWLFPRLGDIAVQKFTRDEEGDQYQEETVFADVFNSLWHLPSGLKPAN, from the coding sequence ATGATGAACCATTATAAAATACGTTCGGTCCGCGGGCTGCTAATCGCTTTGTTATTAGTTGTCGCAGCGGCGTCTCCGCTTTTCGCACAGTCCGCATCGGATGAGGATCTCGCCAAGATCCGCGAACAACGGGCGGCATTGGACAAGAGCATTGCTGAACTCGATGCGCAAAAAATTGGTCCGCAATTGATGGCTGATGTGCAAATTTATTCTAAGGCGGCGGACTGGATCGCGCGGCACAGTGAGTTTTATCGTGAGAACTACGCCAAACAGACGTTGGCGGTGCTCGAGTTAGGCCAACAGCGGGTCCGTGAACTGGCAGCAGGCAAATCGCCTTGGATGACCAAAATCGGCACGACGGCGCGGGGTTATGTTTCGCGTGTGGACGAGTCGGTCCAACCGTATGCTTTGTCAATGCCGCAGAATTATACCCCCGGATCGAACAAAGCATGGCCGCTGTACGTCAAATTGCACGGCCGCAATGGCCGGATGAATGAGGTCTCATTCATCAAGCAACACGACAACCGTCCGCCGGAGAGTGGGCAGGATTGGATTCAACTCGACGTCTATGGGCGAACCAACAACGCCTATCGCTGGGCGGGTGAGACTGATGTGTTCGAGGCGATCGCCGACGTGAAAAGCCGCTACAACATCGACGACAACCGCATCACGTTGTGGGGGTTTTCGATGGGGGGAGCGGGCGCATGGCATTTGGGCCTGCATCATCCGTCGCTGTGGTCCTCCGTGGGAGCGGGTGCGGGGTTTGTGGATTTCTATACGTACCAAAAACAAACCGAACTCCGGCCACCCCATCAACATTATCTGCTGCACATTTATGATGCCGTCGACTATGCGCTCAATGCCGACAATGTGCCGGTGATCACCTATGGCGGCGAAAAGGACGCGCAGTTGCTCGCCAGCACAATGTGCGTGGCAGCCGCCAAGAAGTATGGGGTGAACATCGCGCAATTGATCGGCCCGGGGATGGGGCACAAGTTTGATCCGGAGAGCCTGAAGAAGTTCATGGAGTTTCATCGCCTGCATTCCCAAACAGGCCGCCCTGCACTGCCGGGACAAAAGGAGATCCGCTTCATTACTTATTCGCTGAAATACAATCGTTGCGAATGGCTGACGATTGAGGAGATGCCGCTGGTTTATCAACCGGCGACTGTGACCTCCGAAATCGTTGCCGACGACACGTTGAAGGTCACCACGACCAACGTCAGCGCGCTGCGAGTTGATCCCCGTATTTCGCCGAATCTGATCATCGACGGCAGTTCCATCAGCTTCGAGCCGCCGCAAACCGACGAAGTGGTTTGGGCGACGCTGGTTCTCGAGGAGGGGCAATGGCGAAAACTGACCGCGGACCAAGCGGCAAGGTTTGCGGAAAATCCTGATCTGCACAAACGCCACGATCTGCAAGGCCCGATTGATGACGCCTTTATGGAACCGTTTGTCTGCGTGCGGGGTACCGGCAAGCCATGGTCGCAAGCGAATCATGATTGGGCCACCTGGACGCTGGACCGGTTTTCAGCGGAGTTCGACAAATGGCTGCGGGGCAAAGTGCTCATCGTCGACGACACACAGGTCACCGAGGAGATGATCGCGAACAAAAACCTGGTGCTCTTTGGCGATCCCGGTTCGAATTCCCTATTGGCAAAAGTGCTTGCCAAACTACCGGTTCAATGGACTGAGGACAAAATTACGGTCGAGGGTGTCGACTATGACCCGAACCTGCACGGGCTGTCGTTGGTCTATCCCAACCCGTTGAACCCGCGGCGCTACGTTGTCATCAATTCCGGCCACACGATGCACGAAAAGGATTTCAAATCTTCCAATTCTTGGTTGTTTCCGCGATTGGGAGATATTGCCGTGCAAAAATTCACGCGGGACGAAGAGGGCGACCAATACCAGGAAGAGACCGTATTCGCCGACGTTTTCAACTCGCTGTGGCATCTGCCCTCCGGTTTGAAACCAGCGAATTAA
- a CDS encoding PDZ domain-containing protein produces MMSMLKWGGAATLLVLLGLALGQSSTGVAADKGSKPAAAPSAGWIGVVLDEKAEGGALVKKVFPGGPAAGAGVRVGDKIVSVGDEKLTSPKMLIEAVEKSKPGSALTITVMRGDNEVQLAAIVGSLREFHESYIHEMMRRDPRDPNSAKFAGVSAKDMNAEMFRRLMEQNQRLEITMQAVLKEVQELRAEVKALKK; encoded by the coding sequence ATGATGTCAATGCTCAAATGGGGTGGTGCCGCAACCTTGCTGGTGCTCTTGGGACTGGCTTTGGGGCAAAGTTCAACGGGTGTCGCGGCCGACAAGGGGTCGAAACCTGCAGCAGCGCCCAGCGCTGGTTGGATCGGTGTGGTGCTGGATGAGAAAGCTGAAGGGGGAGCCCTGGTCAAGAAGGTCTTTCCGGGTGGTCCGGCTGCGGGTGCGGGGGTTCGCGTTGGCGATAAAATTGTCAGTGTGGGCGATGAAAAATTGACATCACCCAAAATGCTGATCGAAGCTGTTGAAAAATCCAAACCGGGTTCCGCGTTGACGATTACGGTGATGCGTGGGGACAACGAAGTGCAGCTGGCCGCCATCGTGGGGAGCTTGCGGGAGTTTCACGAAAGTTATATCCACGAGATGATGCGCCGCGACCCGCGCGATCCGAACTCCGCCAAATTCGCCGGCGTCAGTGCCAAAGACATGAACGCCGAAATGTTCCGGCGGTTGATGGAACAGAATCAACGCCTGGAAATCACCATGCAGGCTGTTTTGAAGGAAGTTCAAGAATTGCGGGCGGAAGTCAAAGCGTTGAAAAAATAA
- a CDS encoding glycine--tRNA ligase: MAKEMDKIVALCKRRGFIFQSSEIYGGLNGFWDYGPLGVELKRNVKEAWWKDMITRHDELSVLEGAPSSFSMTGLDCSIIMHPQVWKVSGHYDLFHDFMVDCKECKSRFRVDHVTVAVRRVTGDKKPVACETFIVDAETGTGLSKTQSKRLDQAVGQYKKEFGDDIECEQVTMSLDEYLHEAPLGGPAAGCPKCRGELTPPREFNLMFKTTVGAMAGEEGTAFLRPETAQGIFMNFKNVVDSGRVKVPFGIAQIGKSFRNEITPRNYTFRSREFEQMEMEFFCHPDDSRKWYEYWRDRRYEWYVKYGLAGDRLILRDHTPEELAHYAVGTADIEYAYPFLSDGEYGELEGVAHRADFDLRSHMEGKLVLDENQELVVEQNEHGQPKYRGSGKDLRYFDDQARERFVPHVIEPAAGADRATLAFLCEAYQEDEQPDEKGKMQTRVYMKFHPQLAPIKVAVFPLIKKDGMPETAAALYRDLKQAGIACTFDQQAAIGRRYRRQDEIGTPWCITVDGQTAEDNTVTLRDRDSLEQSRIPLADVVAEISARLNA; the protein is encoded by the coding sequence ATGGCCAAGGAAATGGACAAGATTGTCGCCCTCTGTAAGCGGCGGGGTTTTATTTTTCAGTCTTCGGAGATCTATGGTGGGCTGAACGGTTTTTGGGATTACGGTCCGCTCGGCGTGGAATTGAAACGCAACGTCAAAGAGGCGTGGTGGAAGGATATGATTACGCGGCACGACGAATTGAGCGTGCTGGAGGGGGCCCCGTCGTCGTTTTCGATGACCGGCTTGGATTGCTCGATCATCATGCATCCGCAGGTCTGGAAGGTCTCGGGGCATTACGATCTATTTCACGACTTCATGGTCGACTGCAAAGAATGCAAAAGCCGTTTTCGCGTGGATCATGTGACGGTGGCGGTTCGGCGAGTCACTGGTGATAAAAAACCGGTCGCTTGTGAAACGTTTATCGTCGATGCGGAAACAGGCACCGGGTTGTCCAAAACTCAGTCGAAACGGCTCGATCAAGCGGTGGGTCAATATAAAAAGGAATTTGGCGACGATATTGAGTGCGAACAGGTGACGATGAGCCTGGATGAGTATTTGCACGAAGCGCCTCTGGGGGGACCGGCGGCCGGTTGCCCAAAATGTCGTGGTGAATTGACGCCCCCCCGCGAATTCAATCTGATGTTCAAGACGACCGTCGGCGCAATGGCGGGTGAAGAAGGCACCGCCTTTTTGCGGCCCGAGACGGCGCAGGGCATCTTTATGAACTTCAAAAACGTGGTCGATAGCGGCCGGGTCAAGGTGCCCTTCGGCATTGCCCAGATTGGCAAGAGTTTCCGCAACGAAATCACGCCGCGGAATTACACGTTCCGCTCGCGGGAATTTGAACAGATGGAAATGGAGTTTTTCTGCCATCCGGATGATTCACGCAAATGGTACGAATATTGGCGCGACCGACGGTACGAGTGGTATGTGAAATACGGCCTGGCGGGGGATCGTCTGATCTTGCGGGATCACACGCCCGAAGAGTTGGCGCACTATGCGGTGGGGACTGCGGATATCGAATATGCCTATCCGTTCCTCAGCGATGGCGAATATGGCGAACTGGAGGGCGTCGCACACCGCGCCGATTTTGACTTGCGTTCTCACATGGAAGGCAAGTTGGTGCTCGATGAAAACCAAGAGTTGGTTGTCGAACAAAATGAGCATGGCCAACCGAAATATCGCGGCAGCGGCAAGGACCTGCGGTACTTCGACGATCAGGCCCGTGAGCGATTTGTCCCGCACGTCATCGAACCGGCCGCCGGTGCGGACCGAGCGACCTTGGCGTTTCTCTGCGAAGCGTATCAAGAGGACGAGCAGCCGGACGAAAAGGGCAAGATGCAAACGCGGGTGTATATGAAATTTCATCCGCAATTGGCCCCAATTAAGGTCGCCGTCTTTCCGTTGATCAAAAAAGACGGCATGCCCGAAACGGCTGCTGCGCTGTATCGCGATCTGAAACAAGCCGGCATCGCCTGCACGTTCGACCAACAGGCGGCCATCGGCCGGCGGTATCGACGGCAAGACGAAATCGGCACACCGTGGTGCATCACCGTGGACGGCCAAACGGCCGAGGACAACACCGTGACACTGCGGGATCGCGATTCGTTGGAACAATCTCGAATTCCATTGGCCGACGTTGTCGCCGAGATTTCAGCACGTTTGAACGCTTAA
- a CDS encoding DSD1 family PLP-dependent enzyme, with translation MPNLTSADLPNADLIGQAGSRELLETPILLLDLDVFERNLQKLADFAAGRSHALRPHTKTHKSVEIARRQIAAGAVGVCCTTLGEAEVMVGAGIGNVLITSPLVAPRKIQRLLAINAQADDLLVVADQPQNVRDLAAAAQSAGQVLKVLVAIDLGIHRMGVASPASAIELARLIRETDGVEYHGVHAYAGQLQHIIEYDERRAAALATNAELRVVCDALDAADLTPRIVTGSGTGTFEFDASLDVFNELQCGSYLFMDSDYNAVAASPEERLQFETSLFVLATIVSANHPGLATVDAGYKCFFPRGPKPAIAAGAPLDTEYEFRGDEHGHLLYADAAYRATVGDQVLCVTSHCDPTVNLFDHYHCVRGDTLVEIWPVDARGRCV, from the coding sequence ATGCCCAATTTGACCAGTGCTGATTTACCCAACGCCGATTTGATCGGGCAAGCCGGTTCGCGCGAATTGCTGGAGACTCCGATCTTGCTGTTGGATCTGGATGTCTTTGAACGCAATCTGCAAAAACTCGCGGATTTCGCTGCCGGGCGGTCCCATGCATTGCGGCCTCATACAAAGACGCACAAGTCGGTCGAAATTGCGCGGCGGCAAATTGCTGCCGGAGCCGTTGGCGTTTGTTGTACGACGTTGGGCGAGGCCGAAGTCATGGTTGGTGCGGGGATCGGAAATGTACTGATCACATCGCCGCTCGTCGCGCCGAGGAAAATTCAACGGCTGTTGGCGATCAACGCGCAGGCGGACGACTTGCTGGTGGTGGCCGATCAACCGCAAAACGTACGGGATCTCGCTGCGGCAGCACAATCTGCTGGGCAGGTCTTAAAAGTGTTGGTCGCAATCGACTTGGGCATTCACCGTATGGGGGTTGCCAGTCCCGCATCGGCGATTGAGTTGGCGCGATTGATTCGCGAGACCGACGGCGTGGAGTATCACGGCGTGCATGCTTATGCGGGGCAACTACAGCACATTATCGAATACGACGAGCGGCGGGCGGCGGCGCTGGCGACGAATGCTGAGTTGCGTGTCGTGTGCGACGCACTGGATGCCGCTGACCTCACACCGCGGATTGTGACAGGCAGCGGCACGGGGACGTTTGAGTTCGATGCGTCGTTGGATGTGTTCAACGAACTGCAATGCGGGTCGTATTTGTTCATGGACTCCGACTACAACGCGGTCGCGGCTTCGCCGGAGGAACGTTTACAATTCGAGACTAGCCTGTTTGTGCTGGCGACCATCGTCAGCGCCAATCACCCTGGATTGGCCACGGTCGACGCGGGTTACAAATGCTTCTTCCCCCGTGGTCCGAAACCGGCGATCGCCGCCGGCGCGCCGCTGGATACGGAATACGAATTTCGCGGTGACGAACATGGCCACCTGCTGTATGCCGATGCAGCGTACCGGGCGACCGTGGGGGACCAAGTGTTGTGTGTCACGTCGCATTGTGATCCGACAGTGAATCTCTTTGACCATTATCATTGTGTGCGGGGCGACACGCTGGTTGAGATTTGGCCGGTGGATGCGCGTGGACGTTGTGTGTGA
- a CDS encoding N,N-dimethylformamidase beta subunit family domain-containing protein, which translates to MLVGYVSNERYVALCDVALEFANDSITLQARSSATGAIHADIPPGTYQVALQHPGYGSKRVTMTVNPDQPYHFRLLTDCLLGYMWPKAAAAGETSEFRVHAVEEYRLELWRYGAEKQFIRRIGTFDEHGPRATMQITPDGDYTQTGVQWNDQGYNRVAQGQHLKAPDHSGLYYLHARTKSGDFFSFPWVVSPAKPKSAVAVLASDLNWNAYNSFGGRSNYIMPDEFPAVPIVNSRQELERYTRADHFNYGSETYQPLSLDRPEPYNHIDEREQLADPVESRQGCHLAPTEWRFLGWMEQQGLDYDLYSESQFHFDRFNLDDYRTLIITTHPEYWTRHMYTTLKTWVYERGGRLIYLGGNGLNCEVEFQGDDHRVVHHNGVWHHPPILVEHFGTPEMPYESRMHARLESEANLLGVVFTFDGAMGAAPYRVVDETHWCFAGTGLKNGDTFGHESQNRRVPGGASGHETDKVSPSSPKNLKILAQGTNPGAGGAHMIHYETPTHGEVFSVGSITWPASLLMDEQVSTITANVIRRFAQA; encoded by the coding sequence ATGCTTGTCGGCTATGTCAGCAACGAACGCTATGTCGCACTGTGCGACGTCGCATTGGAATTCGCCAACGATTCGATCACCCTGCAGGCTCGCTCCTCCGCCACCGGAGCCATCCATGCCGACATCCCGCCGGGAACCTACCAGGTCGCCCTCCAGCATCCCGGCTACGGGTCGAAGCGGGTCACGATGACTGTCAATCCAGACCAACCGTATCATTTCCGGTTGCTCACAGATTGTCTGTTGGGCTACATGTGGCCCAAAGCGGCCGCTGCCGGGGAAACCTCGGAATTTCGTGTCCATGCGGTCGAAGAGTACCGCCTGGAACTGTGGCGGTACGGAGCGGAGAAACAATTCATCCGCCGCATTGGCACCTTCGATGAACATGGTCCGCGGGCCACGATGCAGATTACCCCCGACGGCGACTACACACAAACCGGTGTCCAGTGGAACGACCAGGGCTACAATCGCGTCGCCCAAGGCCAACACCTCAAGGCTCCCGATCATAGCGGACTGTACTACTTGCACGCCCGCACGAAATCAGGCGACTTTTTTTCCTTCCCATGGGTCGTCTCCCCGGCGAAACCAAAATCCGCTGTCGCTGTGTTAGCCAGTGACTTGAACTGGAACGCCTACAACAGTTTCGGCGGCCGCAGCAATTACATCATGCCGGACGAATTTCCCGCCGTGCCGATCGTCAATTCCCGCCAAGAATTGGAACGGTATACCCGCGCGGACCATTTCAATTATGGCAGCGAAACGTATCAACCGTTGTCGCTGGATCGCCCCGAACCGTACAACCACATCGACGAACGGGAACAACTCGCCGATCCGGTCGAAAGCCGCCAAGGCTGCCATCTCGCGCCGACGGAATGGCGGTTTTTAGGGTGGATGGAACAGCAGGGACTCGATTACGACCTGTACAGCGAAAGCCAATTTCATTTCGATCGCTTCAACCTAGATGACTACCGCACGTTAATCATCACCACGCATCCGGAGTATTGGACGCGGCACATGTACACCACGCTCAAAACCTGGGTCTACGAGCGGGGCGGGCGGCTGATTTATCTCGGTGGCAACGGTCTGAATTGCGAGGTGGAGTTCCAGGGGGACGACCATCGCGTTGTGCATCACAACGGCGTTTGGCATCACCCGCCCATACTCGTCGAGCATTTCGGCACCCCGGAGATGCCCTACGAAAGTCGCATGCACGCGCGACTGGAATCCGAGGCGAACCTGCTGGGTGTCGTATTCACCTTCGACGGTGCCATGGGAGCAGCCCCCTATCGCGTCGTCGACGAGACGCATTGGTGCTTTGCGGGGACGGGCCTAAAAAACGGGGACACCTTCGGCCACGAAAGTCAAAACCGCCGCGTTCCCGGCGGAGCGTCAGGGCACGAAACCGACAAGGTCTCCCCCAGTTCGCCGAAGAATTTGAAGATCCTCGCTCAAGGGACCAACCCAGGTGCCGGCGGGGCGCACATGATTCATTATGAAACTCCGACCCACGGTGAGGTCTTTTCAGTCGGCAGCATCACTTGGCCGGCGAGCCTGCTGATGGACGAACAGGTCTCCACCATCACCGCCAACGTCATCCGCCGCTTCGCACAGGCGTAA
- a CDS encoding sulfatase, with protein sequence MLRLIAAVAITIVLSCSTAVAAPLRNVVMMVVDDQGLDAGCYGNDKIATPHLDALAAEGTLFTRAFCTTASCSASRSVILSGLHNHANGQYGHQHSYHNFHTLKFVKSLPVLLAKAGYRTCSIGKYHVQPEATYHFETYANKGLNGGARSTVQMAENAEKFIREKDDQPFFLYFCTADPHRARVGFANNRQYPGVKENKVSPDDVIVPHYLPDSPESRAELAEYYQAVNRADQGLGRLMQALENTGHADDTLVIYLSDNGIPFPGAKTNLYDPGMNLPLVVRSPDQKRHGVRTEAMVSWVDLVPTILEFTGAAGPDYPLHGRSFLPVLEEEQPEGWDQVFGSHTFHEITMYYPMRVIRTEKFKYVLNLAHQLPFPFASDLHDSLTWQGVLKRQDSYYGSRSVDAYLHRPRHELYNIAEDPKEIENLADNPAYADELRELQAKLRTFQEQTKDPWVVKYNYE encoded by the coding sequence ATGCTTCGATTGATCGCCGCGGTTGCAATCACGATTGTGCTGAGCTGTTCGACCGCTGTCGCTGCACCGCTACGTAACGTGGTGATGATGGTCGTAGACGATCAAGGATTGGATGCGGGTTGTTATGGCAACGATAAAATTGCCACCCCACATCTTGATGCTCTGGCCGCTGAGGGGACATTGTTCACTCGGGCATTTTGCACGACCGCCAGTTGCAGCGCCAGCCGGTCGGTGATTCTCAGTGGATTGCACAATCACGCCAACGGGCAATACGGGCATCAACATAGCTACCACAATTTCCATACGTTGAAATTCGTGAAAAGCCTGCCGGTCCTGTTGGCCAAGGCGGGGTATCGCACTTGCTCAATCGGCAAGTACCACGTGCAGCCCGAAGCGACGTATCACTTCGAGACGTATGCCAACAAAGGACTCAACGGCGGCGCGCGGAGCACCGTGCAGATGGCGGAAAATGCGGAGAAGTTCATCCGTGAAAAAGATGACCAGCCGTTTTTCCTTTACTTCTGCACAGCGGATCCACACCGTGCCCGCGTCGGTTTTGCAAACAACCGGCAGTATCCTGGCGTGAAGGAAAACAAGGTCTCCCCCGACGACGTCATCGTGCCGCACTATCTGCCCGACAGCCCGGAGTCGCGCGCGGAGTTGGCCGAGTACTACCAAGCGGTCAATCGCGCCGATCAAGGTCTGGGGCGGTTGATGCAGGCTTTAGAGAACACGGGGCACGCGGACGATACTCTCGTGATTTATCTGAGCGATAACGGCATCCCTTTCCCCGGAGCTAAGACGAATCTGTATGACCCAGGAATGAATCTACCCTTGGTCGTGCGGTCTCCCGATCAGAAACGGCACGGCGTGCGGACCGAGGCGATGGTGAGTTGGGTCGATCTGGTGCCAACGATTCTCGAATTCACCGGAGCAGCTGGGCCAGATTACCCATTGCATGGCCGCTCGTTCTTACCCGTGTTGGAGGAGGAACAACCTGAGGGGTGGGATCAGGTGTTCGGGTCGCACACGTTTCACGAGATCACGATGTACTATCCGATGCGGGTGATTCGCACCGAAAAGTTTAAGTACGTGTTGAATCTGGCGCACCAGTTGCCGTTTCCGTTCGCTTCGGATCTGCATGACTCGCTGACGTGGCAAGGCGTGCTCAAGCGGCAGGATTCCTATTATGGCAGTCGGAGCGTCGATGCCTATCTGCATCGCCCACGTCACGAGCTGTACAACATCGCTGAAGATCCCAAAGAGATCGAGAACCTCGCGGACAATCCCGCTTATGCGGATGAGCTGCGAGAGTTGCAGGCGAAGCTGCGGACGTTTCAGGAGCAGACCAAGGACCCCTGGGTGGTGAAGTACAACTACGAGTGA